From the Ipomoea triloba cultivar NCNSP0323 chromosome 8, ASM357664v1 genome, the window TTGAGTCTTTGGCTGGTGCACAATCAGCTCGAATATTCCCCGGAGCCTTTCGTTCTCAGCCATGGCTTCCAAGATCACATCTGCTGCAGAGAGATTTTCCGCCCTGGAATGATTCTCGCGACCAGAAAACACCAGTTCAGACATCCTGTCTTTCCTCGCTTGGCTTTCATATTTTCTCATCTCGAATGTGGATGAAAtcagatataaaaaaaatcaagaagaaagaaacaaacaaacaaaaatcacACTTGTAGCAATTACATTACAAAAAAGTCCAAAGATGGGGAAAAGGAACAGTTCCCGGGATTAACACGGTCACTGCAGGCACGCAGCCACCACAAAATATCCATGGCGATTATGTTAAAAGAAGAgagcttttgttttgttttgttttttttttaaaaacattttcttttgttttttaaactTGTATGTATATGGGTAGGGATGATCACGGTTcagttcgaaccgaaccgtatATTGTTGGAACCGAATCAGAACCGAAACTGTACGGACGGTTCCGCGATTTCATGATATTTGGAACCGAAATCATCGGTTCCGAATCGGAACCGTGataacttatatattattatatattatatatactaaataacatatattatatataatacggagtatatattatattatacggagtattatatatactaaataacatatattctaatataatatatattatattatgtaatatgttAGAGGAGATAGCGTATCAGTGCAATTAGGTGATGCAACAGTGCAAATGCACTGCTGCGTAacctaaaattctaaatttgcgcattaaaaaaataatagaagtCCGATTAGAACTGGCGGTTTTGGTTATTCTAGAACCGGACTAGAACAGTCCACATAAGGTTTCAATTATGATTCCGGTTATTTTGGAACCGCGAACCGGCGATTCCGAACCAAAACCGAACCAGAACTGAACCTTGGGCACCTCTATATATGGGTATACACACAACTTTACCCACCCAACCAACTTTACCAGGACGAGTCCAAAGAATAATGTGAAAGGattgatttcaattttaaaatgtaattttacatgtactcacattttacttttttataatattacgattgcttaatataataaaagatcAGACAGGAACACATTAAaaagacaaattaaagaataagtgtttttttagtactattgactctgctacaatgtaatatctgttcataactactttctcaaccaaatgaagtacaaagagccaatattacctttactgaggctcaaacctacCCCTCCCACgtggagtgcaaccgggtgccactagaccacaaggatTTGAAATCATGacataaactttcaaatttagaGTTCAACCAACTAGTACTTAAACTATTAAtagttttaacataaatatacgCTTTATATACACTTTGatgctatatatgtgtgtatatacatacatatatataaagggagGGGTGCGGTCCGGGaggggggcagctgcccccacacTGGTTCCGTCTCTGTAAGGGATTAAGGGGTCatgatttttatcaattttttttttctttcctagaataaaatttgaacaGAAATTGGAGAAAATTGAGAGTTTGTTACTTTGTTTTTTGAAGTCCAAATCATATTTTCATTACAAACATAACAccagctatttttttttaatctcccaATTACATGCAACTCCACTTTTACCCTTTGGTTAACACTTAACACCACACCAAACTGCAAGTTAACCTAAAGGTACTGATCATACATACATAAAGAACATGGCAAGCATAATGCAGCTAATAATATTGTGTGGTCAAACTACAAAAGCAAACATTGAAACTAATATTGTGAACTATAGACAAGGAACACTGTGGGTGATGATTTAATGGAAGTATATGGCTGaaactacaatataatattatggttaACAAAACAGCATAGTTCAGTGTGAATGTCTCTTTGAGAAACTAGGTGGAGTGGTCATATGTTCGAACCTCAAACTCCTGGGTTTGAGTCGGCCAGCTATGGATAACCTAGgttagtttacctccttgtggcgTATTGTtaaaacaaacaatataatgcTTCTGAAATACCCTAGCCTTTTAGTCCTTGATGAAGGATAGAAGGACATACTACTAACAGATCTCCTTGTGAccttttgccggctagggtcacagggcaaGGAAAACAACCTCGTTGTTAAAACAATACAATGCTTCTGAAATACCCAAATACCCTCGCCTTTTAGTCCTTGATGAAGGATAGAAGATCATTCAAAAGGATAGAAGGACATACTGCTAACAGATCATTAAAAAGGTTCAAACAAatcattaaaacaataaaatgttGTATAATTCAATGTCAATACATCTGGTTATACAGAACCAGAAAACAAAAgctataaattgtgaatatactTTCACAAATAATGATTCAAGACTCAAGAACATATGACTTTCAGCTGCAGTCTTGAAGATGAATCATGCAGACCTGCAAAACAGCAACCAATGGTCACTGtaaaactccaaaaaaaaaaaaaaaaaagatgatatgtatatataaaatgagcaATGAGCAATGAGAACTTTGCTGTCCCACCTTAATCCCGGGAAGGTTTAGGGCTGGTCTGCGAGCTTTGGCCCCTCGGTGGGATCAGCCAACAGCATTTGTTGAGTCTTGGGCTGGTGCACAATCAGCTCGAACATCCCCCGGAGCCTTTCGTTCTCAGCCATTGCTTCGAGGATCACATCTGCTGCAGAGGGATTTTCCGCCCTGGAATGATTCTCCCGAGCAGAAAACACCAGCTCAGACATCCTGTCTTTCCTCGCTTGGCATTCATATTTTCTGGCCTCAAATGTGGACGAAATCAGGTTGTACACGTACACAACTTTGGTCTGTCCAAGCCTGTAAGCCCGGCTGATGGCCTGCCTCGTGATGGAAGGGTTCCACACGACATCAAGCAGCACGATCCTCGAGGCGCCAATCAGATTTATCCCTTCACAGCAGGATGCAGTGGAGGCAAGAAGAACCTTGGCTACACTAGCAGGATTGTTGAAAGCAGAAATCCTGTCTTGGCGATATTTTGCATCGATCTTGCCATCCATGTACAGAATTTCCTCGTTCTCAGACCACTTAATATGGTGCAGTAGCTGCTGCTTGATGAGTGACAGTGGCTCGATAAGTCTGCTGAAGACTATGACTCTCTCCCCGTGAGCACTGCACAGCTTGACGAGCTCGAAAACAAAGTTTGTTTTCACTCCAGCACTaggatcgagctcgagctctttTTCCCCATTCTTGCAGATGTTTTCTGGGGCGAGGGAAGGATGGACAGATATCAGAGTCATCAAATTGTCCTGCTCGATGAAATTCTTCTTCGAGACCAAATCAAGCAGCCTCTGCTGCATTTCTGTGAGCTTTAAGTGAACCAGCGCGTCCCTTAGGCCAGGGAGCTTCTCGAGCAGAATATGACCCTTGTGCACATGCACAAACGGGGAAATCATCGCCTTAagctcctctatccttctgccATTCTCATCGTTGACGATAGAACTGGTAATCGAAGTCCACTTATTCCTCACTGCCTTGCCTTTCTGCAAAAAGTTTCGAGTGCTGCTAGGAGTGGGGACAGAAAATTCAGGACTTACCAGGCATAGTGTGTTGTACAGCTCCTGGAAATTGTTCTGGAAAGGCGTCCCGGACAAGATAATGCGAAGGGGGGTCTCAACTTTCGATAGAGCCCTCCACATGAGGCTCTCATCGTTTCTGGGAGTGTGTCCTTCATCAAGGACTAAAATCCCAGGATACTTCAGAAGTATTCTTCTCACTTTTTCATCTTCTGCACTCTCTCCAGCTAGTTTCTCAAAGAGACGATAAGTGATTCCCAGAATGCCCGAGCCATTAGCCCAACTATACAACTTCAGGGTCCGGTTCAGCTCCCTGCCCTTGGATTTTCGCTTGAAAATCTTCCAATTACTGCCCTGAACATCATCTGTCACGTTTTCCTTCCCCGACAGCTTCGGGTTGTTCAAGTTGTGGAATGGAATGTCGGCATCCCATTTCCCGAACTCGTTTTCCCATGTCAGAAGCATACTGCGAGGGGCAATCACAACCGGGCGACACATAGGGAAGAGCTTCATAAATGCCTGGAGAAACACCACACTGAGGCCTGTTTTCCCAGTACCAGGAGCATGCGAAATTATGCAGCCTTTCCCCTTATCAGATGGCAGCACTTTCAAATTCTCAATTTCGAGATCTCCTGCAATGTTCTTCCACATGAACTCGTAGCCATCGATCTGATGCTGGTACATTCTTTCTTTAATGTGAGCAGGTACAAGATCCCACACCGTCTCTCCAGAAACACCCCGAGCACAATTGTTTACAGGAATATTGCCCAACTCAAATTCAGCATCCTCAGAGTGCTCCGATCTATCAACGAATCTCCTTTCATATCTTTGGCTGGATTTCATAGCCTTCACAAAACAACAGATAGCAATGCTCAAAAGATTGTACACGATGCAGTCACAACGAGGGCTAATTTATGTAAGAACTAAGAGCATTCCTTCAAGATATTTCAACTTTACTCAGAAATGGCCAATTTATGCAGGGCATTATAATAGTACAGAAAGATACATAAGATAGTGAACAACTGGTTCCGAGTCATTTCTAACTATTAATCAGAATTTCGAAAGTACTTTTGAGTCATTTCTAACTATTAATCAGAATTTCGAAAGTACTTTTCTTGCATATCTAACTATTAATCAGAATTTCGAAAGTACTTTTCTTGCATATTCTTGACAAACCGGTTTTTAGTAGTATAACAAATACTAGTGCAGAAGAAAACAACAGATAGCAATGCTCAAAAGATTGTACACGATGCAGTTACAACGAGGCCTAATTTATGTAAGAACATTCCTTCAAGATATTTCAACTTTACTCAGAAATGGCCAATTTATGCAGGGCATTATAATAGTACACAGAAAGATACATAAGATAGTAAACAACTGGTTCTGAGTCATTTCTAACTATTAATCAGAATTTCGAAAGTACTTTTGAGTCATTTCTAACTATTAATCAGAATTTCGAAAGTACTTTTCTTGCATATCTAACTATTAATCAGAATTTCGAAAGTACTTTTCTTGCATATTCTTGACAAACCGGTTTTTAGTAGTATAACAAATACTAGTgcagaagaaaacaaatttatatacttaCAAAGTCTGGATATAAATGCTTCATCTCCAAGAACACAACCAAGCAATGCTTGCATAGGATGCCAATTTGTTCATCGAGGATACAATGATGCCCCTCGGGATGGCAGCAGTCATTTGCCTCATCAGCTTTTGCATTTTCCTTCTCCTGATTAGAAAAAGAAGGCATTTTCACTATTAGGCAGCTGAAAAGCAGAAGCAGAACACCCAAAATGTATATATCAACAAGCTAGCTTTATCCTTTTCAAAAAGGGATACATAAATTCATGTTTCATCACAAAATGCATAAAAGCATCACACTTTATTATGCCTTATCAGTGTTTTGATTTTTAGTGCTATAGTTATTCACTGCTGGCAAGAATGAATAGCATTTCTCTTTTGCACATCAACACTATTTAGTTCATAGTATGAGGAGAAATTTgccaatcattcaatcaatgtCAGTATAAAATGCATGGAAAAGAAATAGATTAGGCactgatcatatatatatatgtacacatacATAAACAACATATCATAATGCAGTTAATATTGTGTGGTCAAGCAACAAAAGCAACCATGGAAACTAATATTATGAACTATATATGCTCAAGGAAAATAGTGGCTAATGATTCTATTCAATggaagtgtatatatatattggtgaaACAATGACATTAAGCTTAACAAAACAGTATAACAGTGAGCATACCACAGTTTGAGGAGCACTTGAACCATTCTCGGTTTGCAATCTGCCCATGTCGAGGTCTGCAAAGAGATTGTCAACCTCCACCTCCCACTCTTCTTTCACAGGTGGTTCCTCGTCTTCGTCTTCAAATCTGAACTTCAAGGGCAATGGTGGAGCATTCAATTCGGGACGTTGGAGTCTTTCATTCAGATTGCTCTCCTTCTCCAATACAGTGTTAAGAAGGATGTCCTTCACATTGAGACCTCTTGCTCTCTGCTTCCTCTTCTTAACTATGGTTTTCTGTATTTGCTCACCGTCTTCTCCTCCTCCgacatcctcatcctcatccttTTTCCTTTCATCCTTGTTTAAAGGCTTGGGGGTTGAAGATGATCTAAGACGAGAAACAATCCCTTTTCTCTTCTCACCCGCCTCAGCAGCCTTCCCCTTTCCATCTGCCCTCTTAAGGACAGAAGAGGGGACAGTAAAACTGAAATCCCCATcatctgaatcatcatcttcagatgaggatgatgatgatgatgattcaaaGTCATCAAAATCTGAGGAGTCTGTACTTGAGAGACTAACAGAAGAGTCCACCCTCCTCTTTGAGGTTGATGAAGCAACATCATCATAGGTAATAGGTTCAGGGCCCCTTCCATCCACAGACCCAACTTTTGAGCCTGATGCTGAGCCTGGTTTCAACAAAACTACATTAGGGGTTGGATTGGGTTCCCCCACAAGAACAAGCTGACTATTACCCTTCCTCTCATCATCTTTATCATCAGCCACTGAAATAGGCTTCACCCTATTAGTTCTGTTTTTGTAAAGGGGATATGTTTCCCCTATAaatataacatcatcatcactgCTAGCACTCTCCACCACAGGTAAATCTTTGGTGTCATTTTCACTCTCCACCACAGCTAAATCTTTGGTGTCATTTTCACTCTCCACCACAGCTAAATCTTTGGTGTCATTTTCAGTCTCCACCACAGCTAAATCTTTGGTGTCATTGTCTCTACTTTCACTCCATACACCCACCAAAGCTAGCCATTTGCTActatcctcctcctccttctcctcCTCTTTCCCCTTATCCTTCTTTTTCCCCTTAtccttctctttctccttcCCCTTCCCTTTCCCATTCTCCTTCTCCTTCCCCTTCCCCTTCcccttctctttctctttctgtTTCCCCTTCCCCTTCCCCTTATCTTTACCCTTCTCCCCTTTCCCAGAATCCTCACCAAATTCATCATCCATCATTTCCATCTCCTTTTCACCCTCCCCTTTCACCAAATCCTCAACAAATTCCACATCCATCATCTCCTTCTCCTTATCcacaaaatcatcaacaaattcAATATCAGCCATCCCCATCTCCTTGTTTCTACCCAAAGATGAGGCCTTTTGGGCTTCACCACTCCTCCTAGATCCCTTTCTCTCCTCCCCAACCACCACCTCAACCTGATCATCACCTACACCATTTTTCTCTGCCTTTCCCCTCTCAGCACCATCACCTCCCACTCTATCAGTGGACGGCCCAGACTCAGAAAGCTTTCTCCTTTTCCGTTTCTTCTCCTCGTTAAACTTCACATAGAAATCATCCCACTGGTTCCGAGTTCTCGGCACACGGCGCGGCCGCTCATGAGCATTCACAGGGTTCATCTTGCtgcaaaaaccacaaaaaacacaaaaaggTCAAATCTTTATGGAGCAAACACGCAAAAAACAAACTTTTAGCAAAACGAAAGTgcccaaaaatggcggaaaagaaaaaaataagagCTTCCACGCTACCAGCGAATTCAAACGGCCACACAaccggagagagagagagagagcgagagagaatgagagagagagagagagagagaaaagagagaagagagagaggagTGAGAGAGCCTATTTATATTCTTTTCAACAACACAAAGGTTTACAAGGGAGACTACAAACAATCAAATATAGGTATGAAAGGACTGAAGATGATGAAGTTTTTGGTATGCCCATAATCCCAGAAGGGTAATCAGCGCAGGGGCGGGAAAACGGGAAGGACTATGAGAGAGACAATCAAATAATTATGTAAACTTGTCTTTATGCATTCCTAAACATTTACGTAATGTCCTGTTTGGCATGCAACATTAAGATTCACCAGAAATCCTAAATCCGTTGCTGTCAATTACCAAAATGTTATTACAAGCATAATACTTTTTTGAccatctctctttttttttttttttttttttttttttttttttttttttttttaatttctttaaaacaCTTTTTGGCCCATCCGATATATCTCCAAAGTCAACTATCTTCATAATCTCCATGCAACATTTGTTATACCAGACCAACCTATTTCGACGATATTATTTACGGGtggcaattttatttttttttggtatctCCTCATTACCGCGGGGTCCACACAATACTAATCTCCGTTGACTTCTTTTTTAACGTTACCGCGAGGTCCACACAATACTAATATCCGTTGACTTCTTTTTTACCGTTACCGCGGGGTCCACACAATACTAATATCCGTTGACTTCTTTTTTACCGTTACCGCGGGGTCCACACAATACTAATATCCAACACAATACTAATATCCGTTGACTTCTTTTTTATCGTTACCGCGGAGTCCACATAATACTAATATCCGTTGACTCCATTTTTATGGTAAATGGGTCCCGCGGGGTCCACACAATTAATCCCCATTCACTACATTTAACATTTTGTTTGGTAAATTGGAATCCCCGCTCACttcatttttttggtaaatcggTCCTGCGTGATCCACCCAACTAATCCCCGCTCACTCCGGGAGCTAGCCCAAgaaaatcgtcacttgtgggaatcgaactcgggttctcccgaaattctttcccacaaagagagctcacttgccacttgagctacctcaTTGGGTTGACAGGTgaacaaaaatggtcatgccacaataatattatgaccaAAGGGGATATTCTGAAAAaacaatgactaaaagtgaactgtcacttataaatttaggatcaaaactggaattaactcttagttttaaatcatttatatacttttatatatatatatactccgtatattctactattgtttatttattttttattttaattttgaagtttaCTAAAATATATGTAAGTAGGTTAACAACACATTTTGTTCACTGAATAGGctagaaatgaaaaatattttcagtaATATATAGGTCTAATTTGTTGTTTTGTAAGTTATCTTATTTCGAAAAATAGTATTCCTAAGAATGCTTCATTTCCTTTGCTATACAAATAGCTATTCTAAGGAGGCCTTGGTATTAAATCATTCTTGAGTTATCAAGAATAACTTATGTTTTGTAAAACATAATTTatccttatctttttttttatctgtTATTATTATGTCATGAAAGTATGGTattgtataataaataattgttattattgcGTGTATATCTAATATGTTAAtgcctattttttttaaaattattagttcTTTTTTGTTATGtactataataaaaataaaaaaataaattaaaatgaaataataataacaacaacaacaataataataataatgtgcatGCATATTATCAGAGTGTAGAGGATAAGCATATTGGTTCTTATAGGAGggtagttctcatatgatcactatcctctatatatatattattacacaAAGATATAAAATGGCCAAGGGTTTAGTACCTCGCACGATAACGCATGTTCCAATTGACTGCTAAATAGTGACAAGAATTTGTAGCAAGGTGGAAGAAAGCGAGACCAACAGCTAGTTACAATGGCAAGAGGTCAATGGTGAGAAAGCAATAGTGATGACAGtttggaaagaaaaaataaagataatgttTAGTAGACAACTatgttttgttgatttgatgagaAAGAAAGAGCATCAACTCAATGGATTGCAAAGATGTTTCACATATAGGCTTTAGAATAACAAATTACTCTATTAGGGTTTAGGAATTAcacaaaatatcaaattaagaaaatatgaaacatactattaattgtaatttttttaaaaattattaatttagttgGCAAGCCCGTGCAATAAGTGTGCAGCCCGAGCAATACCCATTTTCAAAATCATCGTCTCGActagaaaaaaattgatttcaCTTTGACCTCCACCCCCAAtcatattaacattttcaacGCTAAAAGtccttaaaataaataaataaatacataaatctCATACCTCTTTCACGAGATAACAATATATTAGCCAACTTGCTATTCTAATCTATTATGCTGGTAGAAAATGTGATAGATCTTAACTTCGCAATTCTTTTTCAGCAAATGCTTGCTCTTTTCGTTGAGATTTCACAAGGGGTCATCGCTCACAATTTCACACAATAAGCAGTCCACTGCTTTCTCACGACCAATTTCCATAATAATTTTCATGTCACTTTCGACCAAGCAATTTGAAGACCCTTTAAAATGACGCAGATCTCCACCTTTTATGGCACTACATGGGCCAATATTGGTTGTGAAGCCCCACAAAAAAGTAgtaatttatgttaatattgATATATGGGCTCCTTAACTTTCTGACAAGTTGTTAGCCTGTTGCAACCTTTGTTTTTTAAAAGAGATGATGGGAGAATATtgtaaaaagaaatgaaaaaagacaaacaaaaaaaaaagcaaaaagaataaataagaaataagaataaaagaaaaagcaaataaaaaggaaaaaaaaaaagaagaagagggaaaacagagaaaaagagaaagagaattGGTATTACTGGTTGCTTGTTTTGAAGGTAATGATGGCTTAATTTTGAGTGTTCAGGAGGGAAAATGGCAGTAGAGGCGACATTGAGTGTCTTAGCCGCTGGAGGGATGCCAGAACCGTTCTTATTGTTAGACCACGAAGCCGCAACGACTTGAGCTACGTTGATGTCGATGTAGTTCCTCTAAGCCTTGGTGTTCTGCCTCACGGGGTTGGGAGAGGAACCTAGAAATCAAAGAAGACAAATTGTTATATCTAGATCCCTGACTCAGTGAGTTAGGGCGTAAGTCAAAATCAAGGCACTCGTGATGCGAAACCCGATCAAAAAAGTTTGGACCGAGTGGCATCTAGGATTCTTTCGCCATCTCTCTCTTTTTATATGTTTTGTTGGGCTTTAGAAGCTTATTTAATAGGTTTACATGTTAATATACTTATTAAATAAgacaaaaagtaattaaaaatattaatttatgcaGGCAGCCTATGCAATAGAAGGGCAATCCGTGCAATGGGCGGGCATGGTAGGATGGGATGCTAATTTCTTGGCATACTCCGCTTTGTCAAATTGTGGGTGGGTCTTTATAGGTTATTGGTCAActcactttgacagtactagctAGTATTacttataaaatgaaataatataaaatgcTGCTATGTAAATAACTCTATCATCACAAGCTAAACAATACACACAAAATGAATATGTaataatgtgtgtgtgtataaatggtgtttttttgtattataaaaaaaatatttctaataaCTTAAGAATAACTAATGATAGGGAGCTCCACTATTTCCCTTGTAAGGGGATTAACTAATCTCCATAAGTACTATTATTGGGAATAAGATGTCAAAGCAAACAACGAAATAGAACTATTATCATGAATGCTATTTCATTTCTGACTTATTTCATTAACTAAACATGATGTTAAGgattaaataaaattagttactttgaaaatataatacacgtataataaaaaaggaagaagaaaaatctAGGGTTAAAAATGTCTTTTTACcttagtacggagtattaattaatttagggaaaattgtaatttatgctcttccataatatatcaattattaatgtcacccctgaattattagtggtgtaaatgttgcccctcaattttcaaaacggtacatatattgctcatgtagtgtaaatgttgcccctcaatttttaaaatggtacatatattgcccctctccTACCCGATAGGAAATCACATATATTCCCCGTTTCCGTTTCCATTCCCCAAAAATTTTTCTCATCCTTGTCTCCGTCGGGGCAGGGATCGGGGATGAGGCACATTGTAATCCCTAATAGTCTCCATGACTGCTTTCAAccctaaaaacaaaatattaaggCATTCACCACGCCTATCTTCAACCGCTTTTGTTTCCATGTGGAGATAGACTTAAAGTAAAGATGAATAGGATGAAGGCAATGATCATAACTATATACAGTTTTTGCTTTAAAGGGTCTAAAGTAGCCATGGTGAATGCTATATATGCCTCTAGATAGAGTCTAGCACCATAAACAAATAAAGTGTTGATCTTTAGAGTAACATTagataatttcattattttcgtCTATGATTGAGATCGTCAGTCCATTCACTTtaactttttataaaaaatggtaaaCTTTTGATTAGCATCACACAAACTTTTATTTCCACATAATAAAATCACATAAGGTAACCTAATAATTGgtgtaattatataattttaattttttgataaatcaattatatgtttttgtttggCTGTACAATTAAATTTTCGCGTTTGCTTCACTACCCTATTTAACCCCCTTTTCCCAagctatttttttaaatctaaatataattataaatttttatactataattacatttttattaaatttcataataattatatccatatattaaataacaaataaagtGACTAATTAATCGATGAACACTATGTGcctataaaaataatagttgGTTCGTCAAGAAAAAAATCTCGTCATATGTGATgataaaaacttttaaaatatgaCCATTAGTATTTCCTCTTTAAGAAAAGGAATCCCGCATAACATAATGAACAATTAAAGCAAAATATTAGATGCAttgcaattaaatttttttttcatatatagatACAAGAATATAGAATAgatatttcttaaatattattattgcatattactatattaggcaACATTTATTAAATATGCATTTAATAAATCTCACATAATAAAGtaatatgcaataataatattgtaataataaagtaatatggaataaataatattgtagCATATTACTATATCATTTAATAAATCTcgcctaatatagtaatatgcaataataatattttgcatattactatattaggcgAGATTTATTAAATATGCATTTAATAAATCTCGCCTCTATAGTAGGCGAGCATATTACAAAATTAGGCGAGATTTATTAAATATGCATTTAATAAATTTCgcctaatatattaatatgcaaaatattattttacatattactatattaggcgagcatattactatattaggcgAGATTTATTAAATGcacatttaataaattttgcGTAGTATAGTAATATGCTcgcctaatatagtaatatgcaaaataacattttgcatattacTATATTACACGAAATTTATTAAATGTGCATTTAATAAATCTcgcctaatatagtaatatgcaaaatattattattgcatattactatattaggcgAGATTTATTAAATGCACATTTAATAAATCTcgcataatatagtaatatgcaaaataatatagtaatatgcaaaataatattttgcatattactatattatgcgAGATTTATTAAATATGCATTTAATAAATCCcgcctaatatagtaatatgcaaaataatattttgcatattactatattaggcgAGATTTATTAAATGTGCATTTAATAAATCTCGCCTCTATAGTAGGCGAGCATATTACAAAATTAGGCGAGATTTATTAAATATGCATTTAATAAATTTCgcctaatatattaatatgcaaaatattattttacatattactatattaggcgagcatattactatattaggcgAGATTTATTAAATATGCATTTAATAAATCTCGCCTCTAT encodes:
- the LOC116027546 gene encoding SNF2 domain-containing protein CLASSY 3-like, translated to MNPVNAHERPRRVPRTRNQWDDFYVKFNEEKKRKRRKLSESGPSTDRVGGDGAERGKAEKNGVGDDQVEVVVGEERKGSRRSGEAQKASSLGRNKEMGMADIEFVDDFVDKEKEMMDVEFVEDLVKGEGEKEMEMMDDEFGEDSGKGEKGKDKGKGKGKQKEKEKGKGKGKEKENGKGKGKEKEKDKGKKKDKGKEEEKEEEDSSKWLALVGVWSESRDNDTKDLAVVETENDTKDLAVVESENDTKDLAVVESENDTKDLPVVESASSDDDVIFIGETYPLYKNRTNRVKPISVADDKDDERKGNSQLVLVGEPNPTPNVVLLKPGSASGSKVGSVDGRGPEPITYDDVASSTSKRRVDSSVSLSSTDSSDFDDFESSSSSSSSEDDDSDDGDFSFTVPSSVLKRADGKGKAAEAGEKRKGIVSRLRSSSTPKPLNKDERKKDEDEDVGGGEDGEQIQKTIVKKRKQRARGLNVKDILLNTVLEKESNLNERLQRPELNAPPLPLKFRFEDEDEEPPVKEEWEVEVDNLFADLDMGRLQTENGSSAPQTVEKENAKADEANDCCHPEGHHCILDEQIGILCKHCLVVFLEMKHLYPDFAMKSSQRYERRFVDRSEHSEDAEFELGNIPVNNCARGVSGETVWDLVPAHIKERMYQHQIDGYEFMWKNIAGDLEIENLKVLPSDKGKGCIISHAPGTGKTGLSVVFLQAFMKLFPMCRPVVIAPRSMLLTWENEFGKWDADIPFHNLNNPKLSGKENVTDDVQGSNWKIFKRKSKGRELNRTLKLYSWANGSGILGITYRLFEKLAGESAEDEKVRRILLKYPGILVLDEGHTPRNDESLMWRALSKVETPLRIILSGTPFQNNFQELYNTLCLVSPEFSVPTPSSTRNFLQKGKAVRNKWTSITSSIVNDENGRRIEELKAMISPFVHVHKGHILLEKLPGLRDALVHLKLTEMQQRLLDLVSKKNFIEQDNLMTLISVHPSLAPENICKNGEKELELDPSAGVKTNFVFELVKLCSAHGERVIVFSRLIEPLSLIKQQLLHHIKWSENEEILYMDGKIDAKYRQDRISAFNNPASVAKVLLASTASCCEGINLIGASRIVLLDVVWNPSITRQAISRAYRLGQTKVVYVYNLISSTFEARKYECQARKDRMSELVFSARENHSRAENPSAADVILEAMAENERLRGMFELIVHQPKTQQMLLADPTEGPKLADQP